One window from the genome of Salvia miltiorrhiza cultivar Shanhuang (shh) chromosome 7, IMPLAD_Smil_shh, whole genome shotgun sequence encodes:
- the LOC130994112 gene encoding uncharacterized protein LOC130994112, producing the protein MYTEGIKCRIFSTTLTGPAQLWFGTLAPNSIRSFEELQVRFMRLFASSRRVGKSALSLMDIKQDQNETLREYTARFNLAALEVPEAESQIKNCAYVRGLKPGLFFDELQIRPARDFDNIMARLPGYLQLEDARMARKAENDKHKAKKAEDALERNNKNQDMALFRGLPPRVPPPQTEVPPCQQHTINEVNRLAECTPLNKPQEEIFHLIKNQPFFRAPGNYRDGQPRQGPNNKLCEYHNSYGHYTKHCGHLKHQLEYLVRQGNLHQFIVRGNEGHGQRPEQGNDRRQDQGNNHDRRP; encoded by the coding sequence atgtacactgagggcatcaagtgccgaatATTCTCCACTACGCTGACTGGCCCCGCCCAGCTGTGGTTTGGGACGCTTGCCCCAAATTCCATCCGTTCGTTTGAAGAATTACAAGTGCGTTTTATGAGACTATTCGCGAGCTCGcgaagggtagggaagtcagctcttTCACTGATGGACATCAAGCAGGATCAAAATGAAACACTACGGGAGTACACTGCCAGGTtcaatctcgctgctctggaggtgccagaggcggagTCACAAATTAAGAATTGTGCTTATGTCAGAGGACTGAAGCCGGGCTTATTCTTTGATGAGCTACAAATCAGACCGGCCAGGGATTTCGACAACATTATGGCAAGGTTACCAGGCTATTTGCAATTGGAGGACGCCAGGATGGCGCGAAAAGCGGAAAATGACAAGCACAAGGCTAAAAAGGCCGAGGACGCACTGGAACGGAATAACAAAAATCAGGACATGGCTCTTTTCAGAGGGTTGCCCCCGAGGGTACCTCCTCCCCAGACAGAGGTGCCACCTTGCCAGCAACACACTATAAATGAAGTAAATCGCCTCGCTGAATGCACCCCGCTAAACAAACCTCAGGAGGAGATTTTTCACCTGATCAAGAATCAGCCATTCTTCAGGGCACCTGGAAATTATAGAGATGGGCAGCCGCGACAAGGGCCTAACAATAAActgtgtgaatatcacaattctTACGGGCATTATACCAAGCATTGTGGGCATCTTAAGCATCAGTTGGAGTATTTAGTACGCCAGGGTAATCTACACCAGTTTATAGTCAGAGGAAATGAAGGCCATGGTCAAAGGCCCGAGCAGGGAAATGATCGGAGACAAGATCAGGGGAATAACCATGATCGCAGACCATGA